The following proteins come from a genomic window of Actinomycetota bacterium:
- a CDS encoding TM0106 family RecB-like putative nuclease, translating to MLNDGGTLILSPTDLVGFLACEHLTVLERSAARGERDRPQRDDPELDVLSRRGTEHELRYLADLKGRGLDVVEIERGDEKVSAALLTELERRTVDAMHAGVDVIFQATFFDGRWMGFADFLVKVDRPSDLGAWSYEVEDTKLARQVKPAALLQLAAYAEHVARIQGHPPDHIHVRLGTMERRSFPLRELAAYHRTVKAQFEAALAADTETYPDPVSHCALCRWADVCDGRRRDDDHLSLVAWMRRDQTRKFADAGITTVEELADAPPDVRPGRMGTTTAERLREQARLQVVERRTGQRIYELLEAEPDRGLCLLPEPSPGDLFLDLEGDPFVGDEGLEYLFGVVEIDERGAPVFHPFWGHDDAEEKAAFEAVIDLIVARLERWPDLHVYHYAPYEETAFKRLMGRHGTREDEVDRLLRGGVLVDLYRVVRQGVRVSAESYSIKQLEPLYMQARDADVKDAASSIVAYERWLEEGDPALLQGIEDYNREDCISTWKLGGWLEERRTQAAADFGGGLPRPAPREAEPPAEVGAAQEVVAELERRLLDRVPDDRVARSADEQARWLLAQLVSWHRREAKSTWWTYFSRMAMTDEELAEDADAIGGVEFAAHLGAEKRSVAYRYRFDPTQDFTIAVGDTVHKAGSAKGSYEVLALDAVDGTIDLKTGRDPDDPPATSLVPYDIVPDSALREAVQRVARSVIAHGIDGAGPYRAVRDLLRGQPPRIGGVPAGEPLADPADDPTDAAVRLSHLLDDTCLPIQGPPGAGKTYTAAQVALSLVASGKRVGITALSHKAITNLLDEICACAAETGASPRIIQKVSKGGTGCGNALVECVTSNTVVEDRLDAGQVDIVAGTAWLFSREAFDQRLDVLIVDEASQLPLANAVAVGAAARSIILVGDPQQLAQPSKGAHPPGSGVSALEHILDGHATVPSDGGLFLATTRRLHPDVCAFTSEVAYEGRLRPHAVCARRRLEDGSGRAVTGLRFVPVDHVGDRTESLEEARVVRQLVDELIGMCWIDERGQASPVTVDDVVVVAPYNLQVARLREVLPDGARVGTVDKFQGQQAPVAVYSMTTATPEDMPRGMEFLYSLNRLNVATSRALALAIVVASPHLLTVRCRKPSQLRLANALCRFVEMADSVPPASATSSSWYA from the coding sequence GTGCTGAACGACGGCGGGACCCTCATCCTCAGCCCCACGGACCTCGTCGGGTTCCTGGCGTGCGAGCACCTGACGGTCCTGGAGCGTTCGGCCGCCCGCGGCGAACGCGACCGCCCGCAGCGGGACGATCCCGAACTCGACGTGCTGTCGCGCCGGGGCACCGAGCACGAGCTGCGCTACCTCGCCGACCTGAAGGGACGGGGGCTCGACGTCGTCGAGATCGAGCGCGGCGACGAGAAGGTCAGCGCTGCGCTGCTCACCGAGCTCGAGCGGCGCACCGTCGACGCGATGCACGCCGGTGTCGACGTCATCTTCCAGGCCACGTTCTTCGATGGCCGGTGGATGGGGTTCGCGGACTTCCTCGTGAAGGTCGACCGACCGAGCGACCTCGGGGCGTGGAGCTACGAGGTCGAGGACACGAAGCTCGCCCGGCAGGTCAAGCCCGCGGCGCTGCTCCAGCTCGCCGCGTACGCCGAGCACGTCGCCCGGATCCAGGGACACCCACCGGACCACATCCACGTGCGGCTCGGCACCATGGAGCGACGGTCCTTCCCGCTGCGGGAGCTCGCCGCCTACCACCGCACGGTGAAGGCCCAGTTCGAGGCGGCGCTCGCCGCGGACACCGAGACCTACCCCGACCCGGTCAGCCACTGCGCGCTGTGCCGCTGGGCGGACGTGTGCGACGGCCGCCGGCGCGACGACGACCACCTGAGCCTCGTCGCGTGGATGCGGCGCGACCAGACCCGCAAGTTCGCCGACGCCGGCATCACGACGGTCGAGGAGCTCGCCGACGCTCCGCCCGACGTCCGGCCGGGCCGCATGGGAACGACCACGGCCGAGCGGCTCCGCGAGCAGGCGCGACTCCAGGTCGTCGAGCGTCGCACCGGGCAGCGCATCTACGAACTGCTCGAGGCGGAGCCCGACCGCGGGCTGTGCCTCCTGCCCGAGCCGTCCCCCGGCGACCTGTTCCTCGACCTCGAGGGCGACCCGTTCGTCGGTGACGAGGGGCTCGAGTACCTCTTCGGCGTCGTCGAGATCGACGAGCGCGGCGCGCCGGTGTTCCACCCCTTCTGGGGCCACGACGACGCGGAGGAGAAGGCCGCGTTCGAAGCGGTGATCGACCTCATCGTCGCGCGGCTCGAGCGGTGGCCCGACCTGCACGTCTACCACTACGCCCCGTACGAGGAGACCGCGTTCAAGCGGCTGATGGGGCGCCACGGCACCCGCGAGGACGAGGTCGACCGGTTGCTGCGCGGTGGGGTACTCGTCGACCTGTACCGGGTCGTGCGCCAGGGCGTGCGGGTGTCGGCCGAGTCGTACTCCATCAAGCAGCTCGAGCCGCTCTACATGCAGGCGCGCGACGCCGACGTGAAGGACGCCGCATCGAGCATCGTCGCCTACGAGCGGTGGCTCGAGGAGGGCGACCCGGCGCTGCTCCAGGGCATCGAGGACTACAACCGCGAGGACTGCATCTCGACGTGGAAGCTGGGCGGGTGGCTGGAGGAGCGCCGGACCCAGGCCGCCGCGGACTTCGGAGGCGGGTTGCCGCGGCCGGCACCGCGGGAGGCCGAGCCGCCTGCGGAGGTCGGCGCCGCTCAGGAGGTCGTCGCCGAGCTCGAACGCCGGCTCCTCGACCGCGTGCCCGACGACCGCGTAGCCCGCTCCGCGGACGAGCAGGCCCGCTGGTTGCTGGCCCAGCTGGTGAGCTGGCACCGGCGCGAGGCGAAGTCCACGTGGTGGACCTACTTCTCGCGCATGGCGATGACCGACGAGGAGCTCGCGGAGGACGCCGACGCGATCGGCGGCGTCGAGTTCGCCGCACACCTCGGAGCGGAGAAGAGGTCGGTCGCGTACCGCTACCGCTTCGACCCGACACAGGACTTCACGATCGCGGTCGGCGACACGGTGCACAAGGCCGGCAGCGCGAAGGGGAGCTACGAGGTCCTCGCGCTCGACGCCGTCGACGGGACCATCGACCTCAAGACCGGCCGCGACCCCGACGATCCGCCGGCCACCTCGCTCGTGCCCTACGACATCGTCCCCGACTCGGCGTTGCGCGAAGCGGTCCAGCGGGTCGCCCGCTCGGTGATCGCGCACGGCATCGACGGGGCGGGTCCGTACCGCGCGGTGCGTGACCTCCTGCGCGGGCAGCCACCGCGGATCGGCGGCGTCCCGGCGGGCGAACCGCTCGCCGACCCCGCAGACGACCCAACGGACGCGGCCGTGCGGCTCTCCCACCTCCTCGACGACACTTGCCTGCCGATCCAGGGTCCGCCCGGAGCGGGCAAGACCTACACCGCGGCGCAGGTGGCGCTGTCGCTCGTCGCTTCGGGCAAGCGGGTCGGGATCACGGCGCTCAGCCACAAGGCGATCACGAACCTGCTCGACGAGATCTGCGCGTGCGCCGCCGAGACGGGCGCGTCCCCACGGATCATCCAGAAGGTGTCGAAGGGCGGTACCGGATGCGGGAACGCCCTCGTCGAGTGCGTGACGAGCAACACGGTCGTCGAGGACCGCCTGGACGCCGGGCAGGTCGACATCGTCGCGGGCACGGCGTGGCTCTTCTCGCGCGAGGCGTTCGACCAACGGCTCGACGTGCTCATCGTCGACGAGGCGAGCCAGCTGCCGCTCGCGAACGCCGTTGCCGTCGGCGCGGCCGCCCGCAGCATCATCCTCGTCGGCGACCCGCAGCAGCTCGCCCAGCCGTCGAAGGGCGCCCACCCGCCGGGCTCCGGCGTGTCGGCCCTCGAACACATCCTCGACGGCCACGCCACCGTGCCGTCCGACGGGGGCTTGTTCCTCGCGACGACCCGCCGGCTGCACCCGGACGTGTGCGCGTTCACGTCCGAGGTCGCGTACGAGGGGCGGCTGCGGCCGCACGCGGTCTGTGCGCGCCGGCGGCTGGAGGACGGTTCCGGTCGCGCGGTCACCGGCCTGCGGTTCGTGCCGGTCGACCACGTGGGGGACCGCACCGAGTCGCTCGAGGAGGCACGCGTCGTCCGGCAGCTCGTCGATGAGCTGATCGGCATGTGCTGGATCGACGAGCGCGGACAGGCGTCGCCGGTCACGGTCGACGACGTGGTGGTCGTCGCGCCGTACAACCTCCAGGTGGCGCGCCTGAGAGAGGTGCTGCCGGACGGAGCGCGCGTCGGAACGGTCGACAAGTTCCAGGGCCAGCAGGCACCGGTCGCCGTCTACTCGATGACCACCGCCACGCCGGAGGACATGCCCCGCGGCATGGAGTTCCTCTACAGCCTCAACCGTCTCAACGTCGCGACCTCACGCGCTCTGGCGCTGGCGATCGTCGTCGCGAGCCCCCACCTGCTGACCGTCCGCTGCCGCAAGCCGAGCCAGCTCCGCCTCGCCAACGCGCTGTGCCGCTTCGTCGAGATGGCCGACTCGGTGCCGCCCGCCTCTGCTACGTCCAGCTCCTGGTACGCCTAG